One Capricornis sumatraensis isolate serow.1 chromosome 8, serow.2, whole genome shotgun sequence genomic region harbors:
- the LOC138084223 gene encoding olfactory receptor 1A1 codes for MREDNQSSTFNFILLGVTGQQKQEDFFFLLFLFIYPITLIGNLLIILAIHSDIHLHNPMYFLLANLSFVDIFFSSVTIPKMLANHFLGTKAISFGGCLTQMYFMIALGNTDSYILAAMAYDRAVAITRPLHYTTIMSPRTCVLLVTASWVVGNANAFPHTLLTASLSFCGNQEVANFYCDITPLLKLSCSDIHFNVKMMYLGVGIFSVPLLCIIISYVRVFSTVLRVPSTKGVLKAFSTCGSHLTVVSLYYGTVMGMYFRPLTSYSLKDAVITVMYMAVTPVLNPFIYSLRNRDMKAALGKLFSRRIFSQPM; via the coding sequence ATGAGAGAAGACAACCAGTCCTCCACCTTCAATTTCATCCTCTTGGGAGTTACTGGCCAGCAAAAACAGGAAGACTTCTTCTTCTTACTCTTCCTGTTCATTTACCCCATCACATTGATTGGAAACCTGCTCATCATCTTGGCCATTCACTCTGACATTCACCTTCACAACCCCATGTATTTTCTCCTTGCCAACCTCTCCTTTGTCGACATCTTCTTCTCCTCTGTAACTATCCCTAAGATGCTGGCCAACCACTTCCTGGGCACCAAAGCCATCTCCTTTGGAGGATGCCTAACACAAATGTATTTTATGATTGCCTTGGGTAACACAGACAGTTACATCCTGGCTGCTATGGCCTATGATCGAGCTGTGGCCATCACCCGCCCACTTCATTACACAACAATTATGAGCCCACGGACTTGTGTCCTGCTAGTCACTGCGTCTTGGGTGGTTGGAAATGCCAATGCCTTCCCCCACACTCTGCTTACAGCTAGTCTGTCCTTCTGTGGAAACCAGGAAGTGGCCAACTTCTACTGTGACATTACCCCTTTGCTCAAGTTGTCCTGTTCTGACATCCACTTTAATGTGAAGATGATGTACCTGGGAGTTGGTATTTTCTCTGTGCCATTACTATGCATCATCATCTCTTATGTTAGGGTCTTTTCCACAGTCTTACGGGTTCCATCCACCAAAGGCGTGCTcaaagccttctccacctgtggtTCCCACCTCACAGTTGTTTCTCTGTATTATGGGACAGTCATGGGCATGTACTTCCGCCCTCTGACTAGTTACAGCCTAAAGGATGCGGTGATAACTGTGATGTACATGGCAGTGACCCCAGTGTTAAATCCTTTCATCTATAGTCTGAGGAATCGGGACATGAAGGCTGCCCTGGGGAAACTCTTCAGCAGGAGAATTTTCTCACAACCAATGTGA